One stretch of Malus domestica chromosome 14, GDT2T_hap1 DNA includes these proteins:
- the LOC103455399 gene encoding heparanase-like protein 1: MEFRLSLVLFLVSLPAILAQDFGKADNVENVKVVVNGILSVARVDNNFVCATIDWWNNEKCNYGHCPWGHSSALNLNLSHPLLAKSIQAFDQLRIRIGGSLEDQLLYDVGNLKYPCHPFRKLENGLFGFSRGCLNMSRWDELNQFFSKTKSIVTFSLNALLGRHHKGGGVWVGEWDSSNAYDFINYTVSKRYEIDSWEFGNELSGRGVGASVGAGQYGRDLIKLKHIINHLYNESVAKPALMAPGGFFDQSWFARLLQVSGSGTVDIISQHIYNLGAGVDPKLVKKILNPYYLNRAYGLFHDLELTVKRNGPWASIWVGESGGAYNSGGRNVSDTFVNSFWYLDQLGMSAKHNTRVYCRQSLVGGNYGLLNKTSFVPNPDYYSALLWHRLMGQGVLSAHNNGSADLRTYAHCTRGRAGITLLLINLSNETNFFTNVENILDADLGAHARNISKESYFKRGLKRTVSWVGRKALDEAICREEYHLTPKDGDLRSKTMVLNGAPLEITKDGNIPELEPARVDMKAPLTIAPLSIKFVVLPYFDAQACL; the protein is encoded by the exons ATGGAATTCCGTCTCTCCTTGGTCCTCTTTCTGGTTTCTCTCCCTGCAATTTTAGCTCAAGACTTTGGAAAGGCTGATAATGTTGAAAATGTTAAGGTTGTGGTTAACGGCATTTTATCTGTTGCGCGAGTTGACAATAACTTTGTCTGTGCCACTATAGATTGGTGGAATAATGAAAAGTGCAACTACGGCCACTGTCCATGGGGACATTCTTCCGCGTTAAATTTG AACTTGTCTCATCCTTTGCTAGCCAAGTCAATCCAAG CTTTCGATCAGTTGAGAATCAGAATTGGAGGTTCCTTGGAAGACCAACTATTGTACGatgttggaaatttgaaataTCCTTGCCATCCTTTCAGAAAGCTGGAGAATGGCTTGTTTGGATTTTCTAGAGGATGTTTAAATATGAGTAGATGGGATGAGTTGAACCAGTTTTTCAGCAAAACAAA GTCCATCGTCACATTTAGCTTGAATGCACTGTTGGGGAGGCACCACAAAGGCGGGGGAGTTTGGGTAGGAGAATGGGACTCTAGCAACGcttatgattttattaattatacCGTCTCGAAGAGATACGAGATAGATTCATGGGAATTTG GAAATGAGCTCAGTGGTCGTGGTGTTGGAGCTAGTGTTGGAGCTGGACAATATGGTAGAGATTTGATCAAGCTTAAACACATCATCAACCATTTGTACAATGAGTCCGTTGCTAAACCTGCACTTATGGCGCCTGGAGGATTCTTTGACCAATCATGGTTTGCCAGGCTTCTTCAGGTTTCTGGTTCTGGCACAGTCGATATCATCTCTCAGCATATCTACAATCTGGGTGCAG GTGTTGATCCCAAGTTGGTGAAAAAAATATTGAATCCCTATTACTTGAATCGTGCATACGGGCTGTTCCATGATCTTGAACTGACTGTGAAAAGGAACGGTCCTTGGGCTTCTATATGGGTTGGAGAATCTGGAGGGGCCTATAACAGTGGTGGTCGTAATGTGTCTGACACATTTGTGAACAGCTTTTG GTACTTGGATCAGCTCGGAATGTCAGCAAAGCACAATACCAGAGTATATTGCAGGCAGTCTCTAGTTGGTGGGAACTACGGTCTTCTCAACAAAACATCATTTGTTCCTAACCCTGATTACTACAG TGCACTTCTCTGGCATCGGCTTATGGGACAAGGAGTTCTTAGTGCTCACAACAACGGTTCAGCAGATTTACGCACTTATGCCCATTGTACAAGAGGAAGA GCCGGTATAACTCTACTCCTCATCAACTTGAGCAATGAGACTAATTTCTTTACCAATGTTGAAAATATTTTGGACGCCGATTTGGGTGCTCACGCAAGAAACATCAGCAAAGAAAGTTATTTCAAGCGCGGCCTGAAGAGAACGGTGTCATGGGTAGGACGCAAAGCATTAGATGAAGCAATTTGCAGAGAAGAGTACCATTTGACACCGAAAGATGGGGACCTCAGAAGCAAAACCATGGTTCTCAACGGAGCGCCATTGGAGATCACCAAGGACGGAAACATCCCAGAATTGGAACCCGCTCGTGTTGACATGAAAGCTCCATTAACAATCGCCCCGTTGTCCATCAAGTTTGTGGTGTTACCTTACTTCGATGCGCAAGCTTGTCTATGA
- the LOC103455398 gene encoding SNAP25 homologous protein SNAP33, translating to MFGLKKSPLKTAKNITLNPVHPASSGSNPFEDAPIGQNASTNPFDDEQGQKNSALTERNKYKNDFRDTGGVQNQSVEELENYAVYKAEETTKAVNGCLKIAEEIREDATKTLVTLHQQGEQITRTHMVAADIDQDLSRGEKLLGSLGGMFSKTWKPKRTRPISGPVITGDHAVRRGSQEEREKLGLTPAPKGRSNPRTLPDGPTSALQKVEVEKAKQDDGLSDLSDLLGELKDMAVDMGSEIERHNKALDGVYDDVDVINGRVRDANQRGRRLLGK from the exons ATGTTCGGTTTAAAGAAGTCTCCTTTGAAGACTGCCAAAAATATCACACTCAATCCTGTACATCCTGCTTCCTCTGGCTCAAACCCTTTTGAAGATGCACCAATTGGACAGAATGCAAGCACTAATCCATTTGACGATGAGCAAGGACAAAAGAACTCTGCTTTGACAGAGAGGAACAAATACAAGAATGATTTCCGTGACACCGGAGGAGTACAGAATCAATCAGTGGAAGAGTTGGAGAATTATGCAGTGTACAAGGCTGAGGAGACTACAAAAGCAGTCAACGGCTGCTTGAAGATTGCTGAGGAAATCAGAGAGGATGCTACCAAGACTTTGGTCACGTTGCATCAGCAAGGCGAACAAATCACTAGGACCCACATGGTTGCTGCAGACATAGATCAGGATCTTAGTCGG GGTGAAAAGCTTCTGGGAAGTCTTGGGGGTATGTTCTCTAAGACGTGGAAGCCAAAGAGGACTCGCCCAATTAGTGGCCCTGTCATCACAGgag ATCACGCAGTAAGAAGGGGCAGCCAGGAGGAGAGGGAGAAGTTAGGACTGACTCCAGCACCCAAGGGAAGATCTAATCCCCGAACACTACCTGATGGACCAACCAGCGCCCTTCAGAAAGTCGAG GTTGAGAAGGCGAAGCAAGATGATGGATTGTCCGATTTAAGTGATCTGTTGGGAGAGCTGAAGGATATGGCCGTCGATATGGGGTCTGAAATTGAAAG GCATAACAAAGCTCTAGACGGTGTCTACGATGATGTTGATGTGATAAATGGCCGTGTTAGAGATGCAAATCAACGTGGTCGTCGCTTGCTCGGAAAGTAG
- the LOC103455397 gene encoding uncharacterized protein isoform X2 — protein MLKESQSQSFGLIRRLEVHVNSLSEACTEDKKQIQMLEKELKNCSQEIDYLQDQLNVRNTEVNLLEEHVHSLEFKLADMETLQKMVDGLRNELKKSYTDRLYLIQELENKEIELRNSNLCMEKLEESVSSMSLESQCEIESMKLDISALERSCFEAKKIQEETVRENTRMSQLIQDLEVQCWDAKKTAETFEMENKELRKKLNTSETNTRIFCQRVEKWLEMDRDQLDTESLLCELERNLELSEEMSTYGEVLGPLFSKLAMVVTPDAALIKKMEKLSRQIEEYEVLVKQLKEELKVEKLKAKEEAEDLAQEMAELRYQMTGLLEEECKRRACIEQASLQRIAELEVQIKKERTKSIAAL, from the exons atgTTGAAAGAATCACAATCCCAAAGCTTCGGGCTGATCAGG AGATTAGAAGTGCATGTGAATTCATTATCAGAAGCCTGCACAGAAGACAAGAAACAAATTCAAATGTTAGAGAAAGAACTCAAGAACTGCTCTCAAGAAATAG ATTACCTGCAGGATCAACTAAATGTAAGGAACACTGAAGTGAACCTCCTTGAAGAGCATGTACATAGCCTTGAGTTTAAATTAGCCGATATGGAAACTTTACAAAAGATGGTTGACGGTTTAAGGAATGAACTTAAGAAGTCCTATACAGATCGCTTGTACTTAATACAGGaactagaaaacaaagaaatagaGTTACGGAATTCAAATTTGTGCATGGAGAAACTAGAGGAGTCAGTTTCATCCATGTCATTAGAGTCTCAGTGTGAAATAGAGAGTATGAAGCTTGATATATCGGCCTTGGAGCGTAGCTGCTTTGAAGCTAAGAAAATACAGGAAGAAACTGTTCGAGAAAATACTAGGATGAGTCAGTtaattcaagatcttgaggTTCAATGTTGGGATGCAAAGAAAACTGCTGAGACTTTCGAAATGGAAAATAAGGAACTTAGGAAGAAGCTTAATACATCGGAGACAAATACTAGGATATTCTGTCAGAGAGTTGAAAAATGGCTGGAAATGGACAGAGATCAACTCGACACCGAGTCCTTGTTGTGTGAACTAGAGAGAAACCTTGAGTTGTCAGAGGAAATGAG CACGTATGGAGAAGTCTTGGGCCCCCTCTTTTCCAAATTGGCAATGGTAGTCACACCAGATGCAGCTTTAATAAAGAAGATGGAGAAGCTGTCACGTCAGATAGAGGAGTACGAAGTTCTTGTGAAGCAACTAAAG GAAGAACTGAAAGTGGAAAAGTTGAAGGCAAAAGAAGAAGCGGAGGATCTAGCTCAAGAAATGGCTGAGCTCAGATACCAAATGACAGGGTTGCTTGAAGAAGAGTGTAAGCGCCGTGCTTGCATCGAGCAAGCATCGTTACAAAGAATTGCTGAGTTAGAAGTACAG ATTAAAAAAGAACGGACCAAATCCATTGCTGCTCTCTGA
- the LOC103455397 gene encoding uncharacterized protein isoform X1 — MSSTSSSSSSSKRNSESSFDVEELLQIGTRCRELKKEKDMLKESQSQSFGLIRRLEVHVNSLSEACTEDKKQIQMLEKELKNCSQEIDYLQDQLNVRNTEVNLLEEHVHSLEFKLADMETLQKMVDGLRNELKKSYTDRLYLIQELENKEIELRNSNLCMEKLEESVSSMSLESQCEIESMKLDISALERSCFEAKKIQEETVRENTRMSQLIQDLEVQCWDAKKTAETFEMENKELRKKLNTSETNTRIFCQRVEKWLEMDRDQLDTESLLCELERNLELSEEMSTYGEVLGPLFSKLAMVVTPDAALIKKMEKLSRQIEEYEVLVKQLKEELKVEKLKAKEEAEDLAQEMAELRYQMTGLLEEECKRRACIEQASLQRIAELEVQIKKERTKSIAAL, encoded by the exons aaagagaaagacatgTTGAAAGAATCACAATCCCAAAGCTTCGGGCTGATCAGG AGATTAGAAGTGCATGTGAATTCATTATCAGAAGCCTGCACAGAAGACAAGAAACAAATTCAAATGTTAGAGAAAGAACTCAAGAACTGCTCTCAAGAAATAG ATTACCTGCAGGATCAACTAAATGTAAGGAACACTGAAGTGAACCTCCTTGAAGAGCATGTACATAGCCTTGAGTTTAAATTAGCCGATATGGAAACTTTACAAAAGATGGTTGACGGTTTAAGGAATGAACTTAAGAAGTCCTATACAGATCGCTTGTACTTAATACAGGaactagaaaacaaagaaatagaGTTACGGAATTCAAATTTGTGCATGGAGAAACTAGAGGAGTCAGTTTCATCCATGTCATTAGAGTCTCAGTGTGAAATAGAGAGTATGAAGCTTGATATATCGGCCTTGGAGCGTAGCTGCTTTGAAGCTAAGAAAATACAGGAAGAAACTGTTCGAGAAAATACTAGGATGAGTCAGTtaattcaagatcttgaggTTCAATGTTGGGATGCAAAGAAAACTGCTGAGACTTTCGAAATGGAAAATAAGGAACTTAGGAAGAAGCTTAATACATCGGAGACAAATACTAGGATATTCTGTCAGAGAGTTGAAAAATGGCTGGAAATGGACAGAGATCAACTCGACACCGAGTCCTTGTTGTGTGAACTAGAGAGAAACCTTGAGTTGTCAGAGGAAATGAG CACGTATGGAGAAGTCTTGGGCCCCCTCTTTTCCAAATTGGCAATGGTAGTCACACCAGATGCAGCTTTAATAAAGAAGATGGAGAAGCTGTCACGTCAGATAGAGGAGTACGAAGTTCTTGTGAAGCAACTAAAG GAAGAACTGAAAGTGGAAAAGTTGAAGGCAAAAGAAGAAGCGGAGGATCTAGCTCAAGAAATGGCTGAGCTCAGATACCAAATGACAGGGTTGCTTGAAGAAGAGTGTAAGCGCCGTGCTTGCATCGAGCAAGCATCGTTACAAAGAATTGCTGAGTTAGAAGTACAG ATTAAAAAAGAACGGACCAAATCCATTGCTGCTCTCTGA
- the LOC103455397 gene encoding uncharacterized protein isoform X3 — MLEKELKNCSQEIDYLQDQLNVRNTEVNLLEEHVHSLEFKLADMETLQKMVDGLRNELKKSYTDRLYLIQELENKEIELRNSNLCMEKLEESVSSMSLESQCEIESMKLDISALERSCFEAKKIQEETVRENTRMSQLIQDLEVQCWDAKKTAETFEMENKELRKKLNTSETNTRIFCQRVEKWLEMDRDQLDTESLLCELERNLELSEEMSTYGEVLGPLFSKLAMVVTPDAALIKKMEKLSRQIEEYEVLVKQLKEELKVEKLKAKEEAEDLAQEMAELRYQMTGLLEEECKRRACIEQASLQRIAELEVQIKKERTKSIAAL, encoded by the exons ATGTTAGAGAAAGAACTCAAGAACTGCTCTCAAGAAATAG ATTACCTGCAGGATCAACTAAATGTAAGGAACACTGAAGTGAACCTCCTTGAAGAGCATGTACATAGCCTTGAGTTTAAATTAGCCGATATGGAAACTTTACAAAAGATGGTTGACGGTTTAAGGAATGAACTTAAGAAGTCCTATACAGATCGCTTGTACTTAATACAGGaactagaaaacaaagaaatagaGTTACGGAATTCAAATTTGTGCATGGAGAAACTAGAGGAGTCAGTTTCATCCATGTCATTAGAGTCTCAGTGTGAAATAGAGAGTATGAAGCTTGATATATCGGCCTTGGAGCGTAGCTGCTTTGAAGCTAAGAAAATACAGGAAGAAACTGTTCGAGAAAATACTAGGATGAGTCAGTtaattcaagatcttgaggTTCAATGTTGGGATGCAAAGAAAACTGCTGAGACTTTCGAAATGGAAAATAAGGAACTTAGGAAGAAGCTTAATACATCGGAGACAAATACTAGGATATTCTGTCAGAGAGTTGAAAAATGGCTGGAAATGGACAGAGATCAACTCGACACCGAGTCCTTGTTGTGTGAACTAGAGAGAAACCTTGAGTTGTCAGAGGAAATGAG CACGTATGGAGAAGTCTTGGGCCCCCTCTTTTCCAAATTGGCAATGGTAGTCACACCAGATGCAGCTTTAATAAAGAAGATGGAGAAGCTGTCACGTCAGATAGAGGAGTACGAAGTTCTTGTGAAGCAACTAAAG GAAGAACTGAAAGTGGAAAAGTTGAAGGCAAAAGAAGAAGCGGAGGATCTAGCTCAAGAAATGGCTGAGCTCAGATACCAAATGACAGGGTTGCTTGAAGAAGAGTGTAAGCGCCGTGCTTGCATCGAGCAAGCATCGTTACAAAGAATTGCTGAGTTAGAAGTACAG ATTAAAAAAGAACGGACCAAATCCATTGCTGCTCTCTGA